In Meles meles chromosome 2, mMelMel3.1 paternal haplotype, whole genome shotgun sequence, the sequence ggggagctgcagagagagagggagaaccaggcttcccgccaagcagggagcccaatgcagggctcgatcccaggaccctaagatcatgacctgagccgaaggcagacgctcaacgactgagccacccgggcatccccaGAATCCTGTTTTCCAACAAtatctgaatatttttaatttacccAATCCTATAATCAGATATACATTTAAATTTGTACTTATTTACTGATTCCTTCTAAGCATTTTTGTGGTAAGAAACGTGTAGGGCAATTCTACCCACTCTGTTGCTGGCAATGCTGAGACTCTTGGAGTGGGTGAGTCATGCCGTGGCACGGAGCTGACACTGTTCACTCTCACTGAGGGGGAGAGCGTCTTCACcgcagtctccagcccagagtcTGTAGGGACTATTTAGCCACGATCCATCAACAGACTGAGAGGTTTTGcctttttgaattttctattcCTCAGGCATCATGAGGGAGGAAAAATTGTACCATGGGCTTCAGGCTTATTTTAAAGATCTCCCATAACAAGTTACGACAGCagtcttttaaaatgtcaatCAAATCACATCATCCTCTCCCCTACATGAAATCCTTGAGAGGCACCCCAGTGCATTCCAGTAACTTATTGCCAGGCTCTAAGTATTCTGGCTTTCTGTACTGGACTAGGACTGCCTGGACTAGGGTGAGACAAGCCAGGCATGCACCAGACATGGGAGGGAGTCTACCTTCATAAGCCTTGTGCCCTAGGTGCTTGAATTGCCTCCCCATAGTAAGGCTCTAGCTTCCAGACCACCACCCTCCTTCCTGTCCATTACCTCCCAGCCGCACCAACCTCCTATTTCTCCACGACAACTTCTTTCTTGATGCAAGAGCTTTGCAatggctgttccttctgcctgtgAATGCTCTTCCCTTGGGCTGCTCTGTCTTGTCTGTGTTTAAGAAGTACAGTCACACGAGAGCTTTCACTGTGGTGATTTTTATATGGACCCCACTGGAAGTCGCTGCCTCTAAGAGCCACTCTAAGACCACAGCAGTACTACAGATTCTTGGTGGCTCTCTGTGTCTGTGCCACAGATGGGCTGTATGACTCTACCCTGGGACTGAAACCCTGGGGCCCTGCATCCAGTCTCCCAGGTGCAACATGCAAACCACTTCCTCTGAAGGCTTGCCAATGACCTGGGGAGTGAACCCTCACCAATGCTAGGACCCACAGACCTCTCTCTTTGTATTTCCCTACATTTCCTCTATTCTTTCCCCCACAAATAtgatttcctctcttctccagaACCCCTAGTAGTGTGTCTCCTAAATGGACTCACACTTTACGATAACAAAAGTCAAGATGGTCGGTGATCACTGGTATCTTCtgctcaggcttttttttttttttaatttatttatttatttatttttatttttatttatttgacagagagagagatcacaaggaggcagagcagcaggcagagagagaggaggaagcaggctccccgctgctgCTCAGGCTTTTTAAGACAAACCTCTCAGAGGCAAAGGAGCACAAAGGGGCCTTGTTCACTGCCCTGTATGAAAAAGATAGAAAACACGGTCGATGTTTCTGGCAAACACCGGGAAGTGAGGGTGGCCGAAGCCGCAAGTCAGCTGAGCTGCAAGTCTGAACACCAGCAGAGCAGCGGGGATTTCAGTCCCTGTCgctaaaagggaagaaaagggccCTAGAAAAGGAGATCGAAGCCACCTAATCACACAATACCTGGGATGGAGGGAGACCTTCCCATTTATGCATTCATACAGAATAAAACTACATTTGACCACTTCTAGGAGTTTGGTTTACTCTGGAAGGTGAAAGACAAAAGATGTTGTCTtgtgaggggctcctgggccaACCTAACCACCAGCCAACCGGGCCAGCAGCATCCCCACATCCACAGCGCTCTCAGCTGCCAAGAAGAAACCTGGTTCTTAACCCAATGCCCTGTGGCAGGGATGGAAGCAAATACAAAGTCACCATCCAAGGATGAGCGAgctcagggagagggaaaggcaacCTGCAAAAGAACTTGGCAAGCTCAAACGCTCAAACGCCTGGAAACAAATGGTAAGAAAAGACACAACCAAATGCAAAAGGTCAGCCCTTGTAGATCCAGATTCAAACTAATGGTGAAAAAGGACCGGTTTGGTAAAGCCAAGGAAGTAGGAATACAGACTGGACACTAGATGGTATGAGGGGTTGTTGTTCTTATGTTTCAGGAGGTGTTTATGGTAGctgttgttaaaaagaaaaccacggGCCCAAAATAGCATTGCTTGGGTTAAGGCCCCAGGTCAGTAAACCCAGATTTAATACCTACCCCAACTGCGGCCTCAAACCACGCCCCTCCCAGGAATATAAGCTTCACCGGGTTTATGGTTTACCGGCGGGATTTCCTGGCCAATACTTCCCTCCTGCTTCCTTTGGGAGGGCAACCTTGCCTAGACCGAGCATTCCTTCctaacaaatttttcttttttaatgctctccctctgcctttaaaAGCCTTTCTTTTGTTTAGCTCAGCACAGCTCTCCtttacttgctagatgggatgctgctcGATTCATGAACTATTGAATTGTTGAAGGCACATTAATCTTCAAATGTACTtggatgaattttgttttttttaacagatttggtAGCAGTTGTCGGGATCCAAAGTATACTTCTGATGGCATTCGGGGACAATGAGAAACAGATGTGGCATCTTGAGAGCTCTTTTGAGTTCACAGTTCCAGGGCCCTTGGTGAGTTCTGCAGACATCGCCGCTTTCCAGTCCGGGGTTAATAGTTCATGTACACTGACAAGAACCTCTAACCGAGAACCAGTCCATTGACAAATATTTGAGACAAGCAGAATATGACATTCCTCCAGGAGCTCCcaactgtctttaaaaaaaaaacttattattggggaacctgagtggctcctcgttaagcgtctgtcttcggctcaggtgtaaggacctatttaacCAGAGGCTTCCATTAAGGTTAAACAAccaccttgttgtttaacccttaaacggtccctgcttcccttcctccaggggactgacttaaaaacaagtcccgcaAACCAGCcgcaggtaacaaagcccagatacaagggtgggtcaggccaggtggagacatcagatcagtgggggggggggggtttgcatactgtctccctagctaccaaggagtatgggccccaccctttaggagccttttgggcgccaattctaaccaaggtgtgataggctaggtcaaatgtctactagaGGGTAACTTGTAATGCAACtagtcacctagcatcactgtgcagctttctctgtgtgttacaatctcattggccacctgtgcatggccaggcccaaccacatggcctttgcccttaaaagctagtctgtggagcgcctgggtggctcagtgggttaaagcctctgccttcagctcaggtcatgatcccagggtcctgggatcgagtcccacatcgggctctctgcttggcagggagcctgctttccccctttctctctgcctgcctctctgcctacttgtgatctctctctgtcaaataaataaataaagtctttaaaaaaaaaaaaaaagctagtctgtgaaagagaaaggtcgccctctctgtaagaggctcggccctggctggtcagtttgattcttgacgcttggcgtgaaataaagcttcgCTTGatcttcgctttgtatcagtcttgctcctttaatcacagacccattttggggggggcataacacaggtcaccatcccagggtcctgggttcgagccccgaatcgggctctctgctcagtgggggaggcctgcttttccttctcccactccccgtgctgtgttctctctctcttgctgtatctccctctgtgtcaaataaataaataaaatctaaaaaaaaaaaagaaaaaggattttattatttgagagtgcacgtgagagagaggaggagagagagcagcagattccctgcagagcagggagcccgatgtgggactggaacccccgaccccaggatcgtgaccccagccaaaggcagacaatgggctgagccacccaggtgacacCTCCTCCCCCTGCTGAACTGTCCTAATGTTAATGCTTtgatagaaacaaaaaaacattagctaggatcctgtaagtcttctttaacatatgaaaatccttaCCGAGGGGcactggctggctccgtcagttgtctgactcctttttcttttccattatgttcagttagccaacatacagtacaccGTGTAAGTTTTTGTTGTGTGATTTCAgttcaacttttgatttcagctcaggtcatgatcccacagttgTGGGATGAGCCctgagtcctgccttgggctccatgctcggtgggaagtctgcttcagattctccctcaccctctgtccctcccccaatgCACGGGCGCGCGCGTGTGTGAACACGCCTGCGCAcgcacccacacccacacagtGTAATGCCCAAGTTTTCGTGTCTCAGAGACCACCAAGGaaccaacaccgatgcaatcacatgaggttttattcgacaagcttaagcttgggcccaagtacacccaacacagcagagtagggacttggaccccaagtCTAGCTAAGGCAGGAGTATTTATGTGTCATTACAGGAGGCTTGGTGGCCGGGGGTAGAGGGGAAATTTCAGACTTTCCTGCAGTAAGCTCATTAGCTGTTGCCCGGGTGTTGCAGGGTGGGGTATAGAGGTTTTTCCTATAACTAAAGTAGGGTGAAGTTCAGCCCCTGGTAACaggggcctgagatggctgccaaagctaagatggctgtaatTGTACCAAcgctaaacttgaggtgggatggccttcattttctcggcctccacatttccccccTCAGAGGAACCTAAGGAAGGACCCAATTGTGGGTCCAGGCTGGTCTCAGCAACAAGGTCCGGTGGTTGGTACTGCTGTCTGGGTACCATGAGCTGAACTGTACAGACTCTGACTTTGACAAAAGTAACTCATCTATTGACAATGCAGGGCCtgaaggtgaggaggaggaggataatGAGGGGCCTGGCTAGGGTGGACAGCAAGGTGGTTAACCATGGGGAACGATTGAACCATGATTCAAACCAATCTTGCTGCTGTTCCCGTTCCCGTTTGCATCTAACCAAACCTTCTCTGACTTTTGTCATTGATTCTCAGACTATTCCTGAGTGGTCAGTGAAGAAGCAACTTTCCTGGTTTAAGGCAGCACATAACCCCCCTTGTTGTAAGAAGACTAATTCTAACCCTCTTCTGTTTTGAAGGACAACCTCAGACAAAGATGTTAGGGAGTCCTGGGGGTGGGAAATAGAGGTTTCTATCCGTTCGTTCTATGTCGAGATCGACTGCTGCTGCTGAGACTGTTATAGTGGAATTCTGTACGGCTAGTGAAGCAATACCTGTCCCTGCACCTGCTAACCCAATTCCCAACAGCGTAGCGATGGTGATAGCCGAGATGGGCTCTCTTCTATCCCGTCTGTGGGTACCTGCATAGAACCACTGAAGTACCTGCTCATCTGAGTGGTAGATAATTTTAGGAAGTAGCTGAACGAGCACACAGAAACCCTTTGTCTGATTCAGAACCTGATCATGAAAACAGGGGCTTGGCCTGTAGAACATGCCCACCAGCAGTCTTGAGGAGGTAGGTGGTAGTCCAGGCTAGATATAGATCTTGTATCATTACATACGGACTGGTTTGGGGTGAGGGGGTGCCTATACAGAGTCCCTGACCTGACACGGATTGTAAAGTGAGTCCTTGAGTCTTTTGATGCCATCTACAGGCCTTAGGATTGGAGGTTGTGTTGTAGTGACCCAACATCACAATTCGCTCATAGAAGGGAGGCTGGATATCATAGCAGCCCCAGCAAGATCAGGTACGATTGGGCTTGGTTGCACTGAGGAACCTGTAAGCTTGGAACATCAGGTCCCAAAGTGGATGCTGAGAGGGGCTGAAGAGGGGAGGATCTTGTGGGAAGGGGGTCGGGACGGGAGTGATCATATCTTGGACGCAGATGGTATGGTGGGTTCAGGGGAGGCCGGCAGAGGGGGGATAGGAGTTATCTGAGTTTTGGGTGGTTCTAATACAGGGTTTGGGCCTAGGTTAACCTGGTTATTCTGGGCCGAGAGTCTCAAGGTGAATATTGCACCCGGGTCCTGGTAGCCGAGTCTTACTACGTCATAGATTCTTAAGCCCCAAGTAAGTCCCATCTGCCATCTTGTATCTAGTTTGCCGGCCTCTGTGAATTTTAGGGTGATCAGATTACTGGTTTCAGAGCTCTGTAATGTGTGGTTTCTTTTTAGAGTAATTAAATCATCTTTGTAGGGGGCCGTCCACCAAATTTCGCCAGTGGAGACACAGCTCCAGCTGGCACAGTAAAAGTGGGTAGGGCCCCCACACTGTTTTGCCCGGTATCCTGTGAGGTGTCCCGGGCAAACATAAAAATGCCGTTTGTATAGTTGGCTTCTCAACCCGTGGAGATGGGTGTCCCCAAGTATTTTTGTTAGGTCAAGAGTGAGGTCAGGGAACCAAGCCTGTAGTGGGGCAATTTTCGAGAGGGAATATACAACCTCTGCTGTAGGAACCCTTATTATCTGCCATGTTAGGTTAAGTGGTTGGTGGGGATGGGCTCTGGCCTGAGGGGGACATAACATAAGCAACATTAGTGGGGTAAGTAAGAACGGTGCAGTCTTAGCTTTAGGGGATTGTCCTTGTCGGGCTGACTTTTCCATTCTGGAGCGAAGTCCTTGAGAACAGCGTGTGGGTCAGCTGGTGGGACGTGGGTGTAGTGGACCCAGGGAGTAATCCCGTCGACCTTGAGAGCGGTGGGAGTGGTCAGGATCACAATGTACCGTCCCTTCCAGCGCGGTTGAAGTGTCTGGCGTTGGTATCTCCGGACGTACACCCAGTCACCCGGCCGGTATCGATGGGGACCCTGGGGTGGCCCAGTCTCGTAGAGGGACCTCAGCTCAGGCCACACCTGTTCATGGGTTCATTGTAACAtgtggaaggagaaaaggagttgGTGATCATCAAACTCAGCAAGCACCTCAGGTTTTAAATTGGGAATGACAGGTGGAGGGATACCAAACATGATCTCATAGGGGTAAGTCCCATCTTATATGGGGAGTTTCATACCCTATATAGGGCGAAGGGGAGGAGAGTCACCCAGTCCCCGCCAGTCTCCAGGGCTAATTTAGTTAAGGTCTCTGTTAACGTCCTGTTCATCCTCTCTACCTGTCCTGAGCTCTGGGGCCTACAcgcacaatgtaatttccaatctGCTCCAAGCGCTAGTGCTACTCCCTGTGTTACCTTAGAGACGAATCGGGTCCCTTGTCTGAGCCAATCTTAACAGGAAAACCATACCTCGGCAAGATGTCTTCCTGCAGCTTCTTGGTCACAGTCTGTGCGGTTTCATGTGTGGTGGGAAATGCCTCTGTCCATCCTGAAAACGTATCTATGAACACTAGCAAATACCTGTATCCGTATTTTCCAGGTTTTAACTCAGTGAAGTCCACTTCCCAGTAGACTCCTGGGTGGTACCCCCGGAGCCCAGTGCCCGGGTTAGATCCATGGGCAGTGGCATTAGTTAATTGACATGCGTGGCAGCTTAACACAATCTGTTCGATCTTTGAACAGGAGTCTTTGACGGTGATCCTTGCATGTCGCACCAAGTCTTCCATTTCTCTTGTTCCCATGTGGGTACTCTTATGCATTTTGGATAGAGCTCGCCGTCCCAGTTCCTCTGGTAGGACTATGCTGAAATCTGCAGCTCTCCACCAGCCATGTAAGCATTGTGTCATGGGCAGACGCCTAATCCATTGTAAGTCTGCGTCAGTGTAGTTGGGGTTGTCGGGCAAGCTTGGTGCTCCTGGGTCAGGCAATGTGGTCACTAAGACATGTTCACTGAAAGAGCTGCCTCTTTTGCCTTTAAGTCAGCCagcctgtttcccctggccactGGTGTGCCTGCTTTTTGGTGTCCCTGACAATGGATAATGGCCAGTGCCTTGGGCAGCCAGAGGGCCCTTAGGAACTCAAGAATTTCTGCCTTGTTTTTAATAGTCTTTCCTTCTACTGCTAAGAGCCCTCTTTCTCTGTAAATGGCTCCGTGGTGTGGGCCGtggcaaaggcgtacctgctatCAGTATCGATGTTTATCCGCTTGCCTGCTCCCATTGTTAGTGCCTTGGTTAGCGCAATCAGTTCTGCACGTTAGGCAGATGTCCCAGCCGCTAACCGTTCCGCCCAGacaatctctgtctctgtggtcACAGCTGCCCCCGCATACCTGATTCCTTCCTGGACAAAGCTGCTGCCGTCTGTATACCAGGTGTCATCCACATTCAGCAGTGGTCGGTCCTGGAGATCGGCTCTGACTCTGTGCACCTgagccaggatttttttttttatttgtttatttacagcataacagtgttcattattttggcatcacacccagtgctccatgcagtatgtgccctccctattacccaccacctggttcctcaacctcccacccccccgccccttcaaaaccctctggttgtttttcagagtccatagtctctcatggttcatctccccttccagtttccctcaactccctctcctctccatctccccatgtcctccatgttctttgttatgctccacaaataagtgagaccatatgatacttgactctctctgcttgacttatttcgctcagcataatctcttccagtcccgtccatgttgctacaaaagttgggtattcatcctttctgatggaggcataatactccattgtgtatatggaccacatgttccttatccattcatccgttgaagggcatcttggttctttccacagtttggcgaccgtagccattgctgcaataaacattggggtacagatggccgttcttttcactccatctgtatctttggggtaaatacccagcagtgcaattgcagggtcatagggaagctctattcttaatttcttcaggaatctccacactattctccaaagtggctgcactaacttgcattcccaccaacagtgtaagagggttcccctttctccacatcctctccaacacacgttgtttcctgtcttgctaattttggccattctaactggtgtcaggtggtatctcaatgtggttttaatttgaatctccctgatggctagtgatgatgaacattttttcaggaTTTCTTGACAGTCATGTAGGGGGCATTCCCAGTCAGGGTTAGGGAGCAGTGTCGCTGGGTTTAGGGCTGTTGGTGCCTGGAACAAAATTCTGGTAGGGTTCAAAAGCAAGCCCTTGTAATGGGTCAAGCAGGCATTGCTGATCCATCGGTCTGGGGATTGTTTGAGCACCCCTTCAATGGCATGCTGGGTAGTGACGTATAGttcctgccccagagccagctTATCTGCATCCATGGCAGCTACTgcagcaatgattttttttttttaagattttatttattggggcgcctgggtggctcagcgggttaagccgctgccttcggctcaagtcatgatctcagggtcctgggatcgagtcccgcatcgggctctctgctcggcagcgagcctgcttccctctctctctctctgcctgcctctctgtctacttgtgatctctctctgtcaaataaataaataaaatctttaaaaaaaaaagattttatttatttatttgacagagagagatcacaagtaggcagagaggcaagcagagagagtgagagggaagcaggctccccgccgagcagagagcccgatgcgggactcgatcccaggaccctgagatcatgacccgagccgaaggcagtggcccaaaccatcCAGCAGCCACGGCATCTAATTTGAGAGGTAGCCCACCAGTCTCTTCCAGGGGCCTAGGTATTGAATTAGGACTCCCTTCGCCACCCCTTCCTTTTCATCCACGTAAAGGTGGAAGGGCCTAGTTAGATCAGGTAGCCCGAGTGCCGAGCAGAAAGCAGGGCTTGTTTAAGGTCACTGAAGGCTTTGTTCATGGCCTCAGTCCATACGaagtcctgtttttgttttgtggcctcGTAGAGGGGCTTAGCCATGTCAGCGAAACCAGGGATCCACAATCGGCAgaacccaggcgtccccaggaATTCACATACCTAGCGGACGTTTCAAGGCTGAGTCTGAAGACTCAGAGTCTCATGAGTCTCCTTCCGTGCATCTGTTAACCATCTTTGTCCATCTTTTAATCTGTACCCCAGGTAGCTCACCTCCGTTCTGCAGATCTGGGCCTTCTTAGCTGAAGCCCAATATCCCAGAGTTGCTATCACTTGGAGCAAATCCTTGGAGCCTTGTAAGCATGTTTCCTGGTCCTCTGCTGCCAACAAGATATCATCTACGTATTGTAACAGGGTCAGATTAGGGTGCTTGGCACGGAACTCACCTAAGTCTTCGTGCAGCGCCTCGTCGAAGATGGTGGgcgaattcttgaatccttgtgGCAGTCgagtccaggtgagttggccacTGATGCCCTTCTCTGGGTCCGCCCATTCAAAAGCGAGGAGATCTTGGCTCTTTGGGGCCAAGGGCAAGCTGAAAAAGGCATCTTTTAGGTCTAGCACTATGTACCAAGTCTTGTCTGGGGGCAAGGTGGAGAGGAGAGTGTAGGGTTTGGGACCGTAGGGTGCATGTCCATCAACCGTCGGTTAACTTCCCTCAAGTCCTGGACTGGTCTATAATCATTAGAGTGTGGCTTTCGCGCCGGCAGCAGGGGAGCGTTCCACACCAACTGACAAGGCTGCAGTATGCCTGAGTCTAGAAGTCACCAGATGTGTGGGGTGATCCCTGTCCGTGCCGTGAGAGGAATGGGTTATTGGCAGACCCTGACTGGATCTGCTCCTGGCTTCAGTTCAGCGTATATGGCTGGCCGATGTTGGGCCAGTCCCATTCCCCCCGTTTCTGCCCATGCTTGGGGAAACTCCTGCAACCAGTGGTCAATGTCAGTCACTGGTGCTGGGGGCATTTGGTGAAGACGATATTCATTCTCGAGGTTCATGACAAGCACCTGGATCGAGTGCCCCTCTTTATCCAGAACCTCTGCCCCTTCAGGGTGGAAACTAATTTGGGCTCCCATCTTGGTGAGTAGGCCCCGGCCTAACAAGGGGTAGGGGCACTCAGGGATGATCATGAAGGAGTGGGTTACCCGGCCCATGCCGAGATCCACTGTTCTTCGGGTCGTCCATGAATACTGTTTAGTGCCTATGGCCCCCTGTACCCATGAGGTCGTATTTGTCAACTTCTCTTGAGGTTGTAGCAAGACAGAGTGCTGTGCCCCGCTGTCTACTAGGACTTTAATTGGTTGCCCCTCCACTTTAAGGGTTACCCTGGGCTCGGGGAGGGGTGCTGAACCCCAGCTCCCCCAGTCATCTAAATCTTCGACCTCCAAGATAGTAGCGGAGGCCCTTGGTCTTTTGTTGGGGCAATCCTTTACCCAGTGACCTTCTTCCTTGCAATAAGCACACTGGTTTTTATTCAGTTTGGGGTGTTCTCGACGGGGGCCATCCTCCTTACCTGCTCCAGAAGCCAACCTCTTGAGACATCTGTTTTTCGTGTGGGTCATCCATGGTTGTGGCCAGTCGGATCTTAGCCAGGTTCCGGGTCTGATGGTCACTTATCTTAGCCTGTTGTTCCTCCCAGCTCTCTCTGTTATTGCAGACTCTTTCTGCCACCACTATCAGATCCTGTAGGCTCTTTTCTCCTAGTCTTTCCACCCTCTGCAATTTCCTTTTAATGTCCGGAGTGGCTTGGTTAACAAAAGCCATAACTATGGCAACTTTGGTCTCTGGGGCCTCTGGATTCATAGGGGTGTACTGTCTGAACACCTCTATGATCCTTTCTAGGAATGCCGCCGGACTCTCATCTTTACCCTGTCTTACATCATATACCTTGGCCAGATTGGTAGGCTTGCGTGCTGCAGCCCTGAGACCTGCCATTAGAGTCTGGCGGTAGACCCAGAGCCTCTCCTTACCTTCTGCTGAGTTGCAGTCCCAAGCGGGGCGAGACAAGGGGGAAAGCTGCCATTTATGAGATCGGGGTTCTGAGTTGGCTGCCTGTCGTCACCCAGGACAGACTTTTGGGCTTCCACCTGGATTCGCTCTCTTTCCTCAGTGGTAAAGAGCACCTGCAAGAGCTGCTGACCGTCATCCCGGGTGGGCTGATGGGTGAAAAGAACAGTATCCAAAAGATCGAGAACATCTTTTAGGTTATTGGAGAACTTTGCATGTTGGATGCAAAGTTCTCCAGTTGTGTAAATCACTAGTAGAGAAGGGCCAATATAATATTGGCTGTCCACCCGTTTCATCGGGGGGTCTCATGGCACAGAGGGGAAGGACAGCAGAATCGGCCGGTCCCAGGTTTGGGGTTGGGGCTGCCCAATGGGTCCGTCCACATGTCCCTGCTGCCAGCCCATGCATGGGGGCCCCCTCCATCTGGGGGGGTGGGTGGCACTCCCTCGGCAGCCCCTGATGCTTCTGCCAGAGGGGCAGACTGGGGGCGGTGGGGTAGGCAGAGACCTGGTAGGGCAGTGGAAAAATCAGGTCCTCCGTGGAAGTGTTGTGAAGGACTGGGTAGAACGGAGTCTTTCGTTCGGACTCCGTTTTCTTGTCAGACTTAGGAGTTGGGTTCCACAGGGCTAGGGCTTTGGGAGGGAGAAAGTAATTTAAGCCAGGAGGGAGGATTCTCAATCATGTCTTGCCAGACCAGGATATAAGGCACTTGGTCAGGGTGGCCGTATGGTTTTTCTCTGAAGATGACGGCCTTAACCTGTAAGATAATAGGTAGTTGAAAACTTCCCTCCCGGGGCCATCCAACATTAAAGGCTGGccattcagacatgcagaaagtcTGAAACTTTCCCTTTCGTACGTCcgtgctcaggttatgagctctttcCCTAATGTCCGAGAAGTGGTCAACCATCAGAGACAGAGGGGTCGTCTGCGTCTGTCCCATCACGTCCTCAGTCCACAGCAAGATAAATACACTTACGATAATTAACAAGAACACACTCACAAGGACAAACAATCTGACGCGGCCGCGAAGACAAAGCTGAAAGGAAGTTAAGGGAGAATCCGACCGCAACGGCAGCTGGCTTTCCCCACAGATGAGGACTTCGTCCTCCAGGCAAGGGCAAGGGACGTCTCCCAAGAACCCTGGTCGACGGCCCGCAAGTGCGTCTGCTTAAGCCAATATCAACCCAGATACAGGTTGGAATTCCTACAGGTAAAAATGCAGATTGGAGCTTCCAAAGTATGCGTGCAAGTAGATAAAAACAAGTGCACTTACCAGCTGGCACAGGACCCTCTGGGTTGGGGTCCTGGGGGTCTCTCAGATCTCGCTGGGACCTACAAATGTAATGCCCAAGTTTTcgtgtccgagagaccaccaaggagccaacaccaacaccgatgcaatcacaccaGGGTTTATtcaacaagcttaagcttgggcccaagtatacccaacacagtGGAGtcgggacttggaccctgagtctagttaaggcaggggtatctTTATgtcattacaagaggcttggggaggtgggtagaggggAAATTTCAGACTTTACTGCAGTAAGCTCATTAGCTGTTGCCAGGGTGTTGCAGGGTTGGGTATAGTGTTTTTTtcctggaactaaagcagggtggggtaTAGCAGTTTTTCCTGTAACTAAAGTA encodes:
- the LOC123936937 gene encoding uncharacterized protein LOC123936937; this translates as MAGPREAMHALAGRRPGFLGDVPCPCLEDEVLICGESQLPLRSDSPLTSFQLCLRGRVRLFVLPTRDDGQQLLQVLFTTEERERIQVEAQKSVLGDDRQPTQNPDLINGSFPPCLAPLGTATQQKVWPELRSLYETGPPQGPHRYRPGDWVYVRRYQRQTLQPRWKGRYIVILTTPTALKVDGITPWVHYTHVPPADPHAVLKDFAPEWKSQPDKDNPLKLRLHRSYLPH